CTCCGTAGATGACGGCAAGTCGACCCTGATCGGCCGCTTGCTCTACGACTCCAAAGCCGTGATGGAAGACCAGCTCGCCGCTGTCGAGCGGACGTCGCGTGAGCGTGGCAATGACTACACCGACCTCGCACTGGTCACTGATGGCCTGCGCTCCGAGCGCGAGCAAGGCATCACCATCGACGTCGCCTACCGCTATTTCGCCACGGCGAAGCGGAAATTCATCATCGCCGACACCCCTGGCCATATTCAGTACACCCGCAACATGGTTACCGGAACCTCGACCGCGCAACTGGTGATCGTGCTCGTCGACGCGCGGCACGGCCTGCTCGAGCAGTCCCGCAGGCACGCGTTCCTGGCCTCTCTGCTGGGCGTTCAACACGTCGTGCTGGCGGTCAACAAGATGGATCTCATCGATTGGGACCGTGAGCGTTTCGAATGGATCCGCGAGGAGTTCCACGCCTTCGCCGCCCGCCTCGACATCCACGATGTCACCACCATCCCGATGTCGGCGCTCAAGGGCGACAACGTGGTGACGAAGTCGGACAAGGCGCCCTGGTATGACGGTCCGCCGCTGCTGAGCCACCTTGAAGAGGTCTACATCGCCGGCGACCGCAACCTGGTCGACGTGCGCTTCCCGGTGCAGTATGTGATCCGGCCGCAGACCGTCGAGCACGCCGACCATCGCAGCTACGCGGGCACGATCGCCGGCGGTGTGATGCGCCCCGGGGACGAGATCGTCGTATTGCCGAGCGGAAAAACCAGTCGTATCACGACAATCGACGGCCCGACCGGACCTGTCGAGGAGGCGTTCCCGCCGATGGCGGTGTCGATCAGTCTTGCCGACGACATCGACATCTCCCGCGGAGACCTGCTGGCCCGCCCGCAGAACCAGCCGGTGGCCACCCGGGAATTCGACGCCACGGTCTGCTGGATGGCCGACGAGTCGTCGCTGGAGCCCGGACGCGACTACATCATCAAGCACACCACCCGCACCACGCGGGCACGCGTCGGTGCGCTGGACTATCGCCTGGACGTCAACACCCTGCACCGCGACAAGAGCGCAACGGCGTTGAAGCTCAACGAACTCGGCCGGGTCACCCTGCGCACCCAGGTGCCGCTGTTGCTCGACGAGTACTCCCGCAACGCCGCGACGGGATCGTTCATCCTGATCGATCCCGACACCAACGTGACGGTGGCCGCGGGCATGGTCCGCGACACCGCGCCGACGGCCGCTCGCAGCGCGTCGCCGAACACGGTGCGCCACCAGTCGCTGGTGGACTCCGGTGACCGGCTGACGAAGGGGCGCACCCTGTGGTTCACCGGTCTCTCCGGCTCGGGGAAGTCCTCGGTGGCGGTGCTGGTGGAGCAGAAGCTGCTCGAACATGGTTGCCCCGCTTATATTCTCGACGGTGACAATCTGCGCCACGGGCTCAACGCCGACCTCGGTTTCTCGATGGCGGATCGGGCCGAGAACCTGCGCCGGTTGGCCCACATCGCCACGCTTATGGCCGATGCCGGCCTGACGATCCTGGTACCCGCGATCAGCCCGCTGGAAGAACACCGGGAGCTGGCCCGCAAGGTGCACGCCGACCAGGGGGTGGAGTTCTACGAGATCTTCGTCGACACTCCGCTGGAAGACTGTGAGCGACGGGATCCCAAGGGGCTCTACGCCAAAGCCCGGGCCGGGGAGATCACCCACTTCACCGGAATCGACAGCCCCTATCAGCGGCCGAAGAATCCGGATCTGCGGCTGACCCCCGATCACGAGTGCGACGAGCTGGCCCAACAGGTCATCGATCTGTTGGAGGGTCAGGAGTGAGCGACCACGACCTCGCGGCCGAGCTGGCCACCCAAGCGGGCAAGCTTCTGCTCGACGTTCGCGTCGAGCTGGCCGAGGCCTCGGGTGCGGAGCGAAAAGCTGCGGGTGACAAGCGTTCTCACGACTACCTGATGGAAGCACTGGCTGCGGCACGCCCCGACGACGCGGTGCTGTCGGAAGAGGGGGCCGACGATCCGATCCGGCTGCGCAGCCAACGGGTATGGATCGTCGACCCGCTCGACGGCACGCGCGAGTTCTCCGAACTCGACCGTGACGACTGGGCGGTGCACGTGGCCCTGTGGGAGGACGGCGAGTTGATCGCGGGCGCGGTTGCGCTTCCTGCCCAGGGCGTTACGTTGGCAACCCCTGCGGTGTCGCCGCCCCCGGCGGCGCCGAGCGCTCCGCGGATCGTGGTGTCGCGGACCCGACCTCCGGCGGTGGCGCTGCAGGTGCGCGACGCGTTGCGCGGCGTGCTGGTCGAAATGGGTTCTGCCGGAGCCAAGGTCGCGGCCGTGATTCAGGGCCGCGCTGACGTGTATGTGCATGCGGGCGGCCAATACGAGTGGGATTCGGCGGCCCCGGTGGCCGTCGCCCGAGCCGCCGGGCTGCACACCTCACGTATCGACGGCTCACCGCTGCACTACAACAGGCCCGACCCACTGCTACCCGATGTCGTGGTGTGCCGGCCCGAATTGGCCGAGGCGGTGCTGGCCGCCACGCAGTAGCGTGGCGCCATGACTGAACTCAACACCCTGCGGGCGCTCGCGGGCCTTCCGCTCGATCCGCCGAGTCTGGCCACGTCGACGCTGATCCTGATCGACTGCCAGAACACGTACACCCAGGGCGTGATGGAACTCGAAGGTGTTCAGGCCGCGCTGGACGAGGCGGCGGCGCTGTTGGATCGTGCACGGACTGCGGGCATTCCGGTGATCCACATCCAGCACGACGACGGTCCCGGCTCGCTGTATGACATCAGCGGCGAGAGCGGTGCGATCGTGGCCAGGGTCGCCCCGCGCGACGGGGAACCGGTGGTGGTCAAGAACTACCCCAACTCATTCGTGCACACAGATCTCGAAGAGCGGCTCAAATCGGTCGGCGCCGAGAACCTGATCATCGGCGGATTCATGACGCATATGTGCGTGAATTCGACCGCTCGAGGCGCATTCAACCTCGGCTACGCGCCCACGGTGGTCGCGGCCGCCACAGCCACGAGGTCATTGCCAGGCGTGGACGGTGCGGCCATCCCTGCAGTATCGCTGCACTCCGCGAGTCTTGCCGCTCTCAAGGATTTGTTCGCTGTGGTCGTCACCGATTCGGACGCCATCTCAGACTGAGACCGGCTCTTGGCCCTTTCCTGAGAGATTTGGGCCACGAACCTGAGAGTCGGATCCGGCGACGTCGCGCCTCGACACGCTCGGCTCAGATACGTTTGTGCGCGTTTCTGACGAAACAGAAATTTGCTGAAGCCTGTTAAATCGGGTGTTTCTGCATGTCAAACCCGGTGATGAGCTTCGCTGTGGGGCGCCTGCATGAAATCTGACGTTCTGGTCAGAAAATATTTTCGACAAAATCGTCAATTACCGTTTTCCCTCAGGTTTTTCTCAGGTACCTTCAGCTTTGTCAGTGTTGACCCCAGCCCGGGAGGGATTGAAATGCAAATCTCCATACGCTCACAGCTCATTGCGGGGACCGCTGCCGTTGTCGGCGCCAGCGCGATTGCAATGACGCCAGTAACGCAGGCCAATCTCGCTCTGCCCGACCTTCAGATGCCATCGGTTAGCCAGGTGGCCCTGGCCGGGTTCGACAGCCCGCTATCGGAACTCCTCGGCACGTTCAGCTCCCTCAATCAGTGGGTGCTGAGCGCCGATAACACGACTGCTGGCTATACCGACCTCGGCGGCTTGGTCACCGCCGGCGGCGTCGCCATCGCGAAGGGCGGCTACCAGTTCAACGCGGTCGGTCTGCTTCCGCAGATCATCAACGACCACCTGCCGATCATCAGCCAGCTCGGATACAACGGGGCGGCATCCCTCGGGAGCGCCGCCAACGCCGCGACAACGATCGGGTTGATCGCCAGCGAAGGCCTGTGGAACCTGCCCGGCGCATTCGTGACGGCCACTCAGCAGGCGCTCACAGGTGACATTCCCGGCGCCATCGCGACGTTGCAGTCCGCGATCGTGGGACCGTTCGTGGCCGCCGGCCAGGTCGCCCTCGCCAGCGCGAACTACATGCTGGACAACGCGGTCGCGCGGGGTACCGCCCTGCTCGGTGCTGTTCCGGAGCTGGTCAACCTGGTCGTTCAGAGTTCCATCGGGCAAGCTCAGGTGCTTGCCGGCACGTTCAGCGCCGTCGTGCAGAACGTGATCACCGGCATCACGAACGGCAATGCCGAGGAGGCGTGGAACGCCGCGGTGGACGGCTTCTTCGGACCGCGGGGAATCCCGGGCGCGATCCTCAACCTGACGGTCGGCGCCGGTGTGCAAACGGATGCGGCCACGGTGGTGCCGAGCGTCCGCGGCGTGATCCAAGCGGCCGTCCACGGTATCGCCGACGCGCTGTCGCAGACCGGATCGGCGCCGCCGGTTCCGCCGCCGGCCGCCGCCGCGAAGACCGCATCCCCGTCGGCGTCGGCACTGCGTGTCGCCGCCGTGGAGGAGTCGTCGCCCGCTGCTGACAGCGGTTCCGGCAACGTCAAGTCGGGTAGCGGCAGCGACGCTTCCGCCTCCGATCACTCCAACAACAGCAACGCGAAGAGTTCCAGTGCGGGCAAGTCCGGTGCCAAGAAGGGCGTTGCCGGTTCGAAGCGGCCCGCCAAGGCCTCGGCCAGCAAGTCCGCGGGGTAATCTGCGGGATCGTCGGAGTGCCCCTCCTTTTCAAGATCGTCGAAAAGGAGGGGCACTCTGTTTTCCCCTTCGTCAAATTAAGTGAATTACTCGAATAGCAATTGGGTCTTTCTCTCTAAGTTTCCTCTCAGGTATTCTTAAGGCCGCAATTGGCCTGAGTGCCGGGAGGTGAGCACGCGGTGCGGCGCGGCATTGGTGCGATTTTCACGACTGGAGTAGCCCTCGTGGGCGCGACGGTTGTCGTTGCGAACCCGGTGTCGGCACCCCAGTCCGACGTACGGGTTCCCCCGGTGAAGCTGTCGGCCGACAGCACGGCATCGACCACCGCTCTCGACCGGGCTCTGCTCGAGACCCTGACGCGAGACGCCAGTGGCACGAGCCCGGCGGACCCGCTGAAAAGAGTTGTCGCCGGCGTCGTCACCAATGTCACGATGCTCAGCGGCCGGGCGGTGGACGAAGCCTTCTGGAGCGACGTGCCCGGGACACCGACCCCGATGCGCGCCCCGTCCCCGCAGTTGCCGGTGCCGCCCAAAGCGGTCGCCGATCTGCTCAGCGGTAAGCCGGCCACCGTTCCGTCAGCCAGTGCGTCCCCTGCGGTCATCGAGGATCGCGCCCTGCAGCATGCCGTGACATCGGTCGCCGACTACGTCGGCTATGTCAGCGTTCAGGTCGTCGAGGCCACCGTCGCGGCTGCTCGGATCGCGGTGGCCAAACCGCGGCTGATCGCGGACACGCTGGCTGCGCTCACCGACGGTGACGTCGACGCCGCCATCACCACCGCCCTTCGGGTCGTCGCGGTGCCGGTCGGGCCGCCGTCGAAGATCGTGAAGGCGATCCGTACCGAGGTCCGTCAGCGGCTGACCGAACTGACGGACATCTTGCGGCGGCCCGCGCCATCCCGGCCGAAAGTGACCCCGACGGTGACCCTCTCGGCAGTCGCCGACAGCGTGGCATCGCTGCGCCGCACGCTGGGCCACCGCCGCGGCCTGACCGTCACCGCCAAACCCGGTGCATCCTCGAAGCCGGGAAGTTCCACCGAGTCGGAGACAGCGACCAAGCCCGAGACATCGGCCGAGGGCACCGACGCCGGCACCGTCACCGGTCCCGACACCAAGCCGACGGCCTCCAACGGCGCGACGGATTTGAGCGACGGCAACAAGGCGGTACCGCGCACCAAGGCTTCGCAATCCCCGGTCCAGCAGCGGGTCGACAACTCGGTCACCCAGGTCCGTACCTCGCTGGACCGGTTCGCCGAGACCCTCCGTAAGGCGCTCACGCCCCATCGGGCGCCGCAGCGCACCGGCGCCACACCCGCACCGGCATCAGACGCCTCGTGAGCCTGCTGCCGACCAGGCAGTGGCACAATTCGCGGAATGCGGATGTCAGCGAAGGCGGAATACGCCGTCCGCGCCATGATCCAGCTCGCCTCAGTCGACTCGGGTGTGCTGGTCAAGACCGAGGACCTGGCCAAGGCCCAGGGCATCCCCGCGCAATTCCTGGTCGACATCCTGTCCGGTCTGCGCACCGACCGGCTGGTGCGCAGCCACCGCGGCCGCGACGGTGGTTATGAGCTGGGCCGACCGGCTGCCGACATCAGCATCGCCGACGTGTTGCGCTGCATCGACGGGCCGTTGGCAAGCGTGCGCGACATCGGCTTGGGCGACCTGCCCTACAGCGGGCCCACCGCTGCGCTGACCGATGTGTGGCGGGCGCTGCGCGCCAGCATGCGCTCAGTGCTGGAGGAGACCAGCGTGGCCGATGTCGCCAACGGGCAACTGCCCGCCCACGTCGCCGATCTGGCGCAGGACTACCTGCGGCAGGAGAACCGGCGCGGGCACAACGGTTAGCCCGTGCCCGAGCCGTACGGCCGGGTGATGATCTCCAGGTAGTGGCCCGCCGGGTCGCGGAAATAGACGCCGCGGCCGCCGTCGTTGTGGTTGATCTCGCCGGGGCGAGTGGCGCGGGGATCGGCCCAGTGCGGCAGCTTTCGATCGGAGATCTTGCGGTAGATCGCGTCGAAATCGTCTTCGGACACCAGGAAGGCGTAGTGCTGCGGGTGGATTGGTTCATCGGCAGGCACGTCGGCGAAGTCCAGGCTCAGCCCATGCTCGAGGGTGACGACGAGGAAATGTCCGAACGGCATCGCATCCGGTAGCCCGAACAGCTCGGTCAGGAAGTGGGCGGACCGCTGCTTGTCATGCGCGGCGACGATGGTGTGGTTCAGTTCGATTGCCATTACCCTTGCCAGTCAAGCACTTTGGGCCATCCCGTGCAATGATCGGCGACTTACCTGGTGGCGGCCTTCGGATGCCGTACCGTCTGTTGCTTATGGCAACACCGCAGACCCGGGTCGAAGTCCTGGGCAACATCGGACCCAACTGGTTCGCATCGGTGATGGGTACCGGAATCGTTGCGACCGCGGGTGCGACGCTGCCGATACAGCTCCCCGGACTGCGCGGGTTCGCCGAGGTGGTCTGGGTGATCGCCGCGGCGCTGCTCGTCGTGCTGATCGCGATCGTCGGCCTGCATTGGCTGCGCCATCCCACAGTCGCGCGCACCCATGCCCGCAATCCGCAGATGGCGCACTTCTACGGTGCGGCACCGATGGCGCTACTGACCGTCGGCAGCGGTGCGGTGCTGATCGGCCGAGATCTGATCGGCGAGCGGCTCGCCGTCGACCTGGACTGGGTGCTGTGGACAGCCGGCACGGTGGGCGGGCTGTTCACCGCGGTGAGCATCCCGTTCCTGATGTTCACCCAGCACAACGTCGAACCCGACGCCGCGTTCGGCGGCTGGCTGATGCCGATTGTGCCGCCGATGGTCTCGGCGGCCGCCGGTGCGTTGCTCATTCCCCACATGGCGCCGGGCACCGGTCGCACCACCATGCTGTACGGCTGCTACGCGATGTTCGGACTGTCCCTGGTCGCCGCGTTCATCATCATCACGCTGATCTGGAGCCGCCTGGCTCTCTACGGAACGTCGGGAACCGCGCGGGTTCCGACGCTGTGGATCGTGCTCGGTCCACTCGGTCAATCCATCACCGCCGCAGGGCTTCTCGGCCACGTCGCGGCAACGGCCGTCGAGCCCGAGCTGGCTGAGGACCTGAATGCGTTCGCCGTGATCTTCGGAGTTCCGGTGTGGGGCTTCGCGATGCTCTGGATCGCGCTCGCGGCCTCACTGACGATCCGCACCCTGCGCCGCGGCATGCCGTTCGCCCTGACCTGGTGGAGCCTCACCTTCCCGGTGGGCACCTTCGTCACCGGCACCGCCCAGCTGGCGGTGCACACCAACCTGCCCGCGTTCAAGGTTGCGGCGGTGATCGCCTACGCCGGGTTGCTGAGCACCTGGCTGCTGGTTGCGGTGCGTACCGCGCGGGGCAGCCTGCGCGGCAATCTGCTCAACCCGCCGCCGAGCGCGGGGCCGATCCGCGCCCAGAAGGACCCCGCGCGCTAATCACCTTGCGCCCAAACCGACGTTTCGCCGCGAAAGTTCGAGTAACACGCGGCAAAACGTCGATCTCGGCGGTGCTTCAGCCGCCTAGTCGCGCGGGTCGAGCGGGTTGACCCGGTTGACGATCAGCGGATCGGCCTTGGTGAACGGGAAATTGGGCAGGTCGTCGATGTGGACGTTGAACGTCGCAGCGAGTACTTCACGCGAGTACGCGCTCGCCGACGCCCGATATCCGATATCGCCGGGGGTGGGCTGGTCGAAGAAGATCGCGAAATGCAGATCGGGAGCATCGACCACCTCGATGTGGTGGGGGTATGCGCGAGGGATGAAATACATGTCACCCTGCTCCAGATACCAGGTGTCCAACGTTCCGTCGGGGTCCATGACGGTCATCCGCGAACTTCCCGACGCGACGTAGCCCATCTCCGCGGTGATCGGATGCCAATGCGGTTCGCGCATGCCGTCCTCACGGATCCGAAGTGAGTACATCGACATGTCCTTGAGGGCGGGCCAGAACTGGACCCGGGCCAGGCGTGCCGATCCGACTGCACTGCCGACTGGCGGGCTCTGCGCTTCGACCCCGAATTTGTGCGGATCGTTGAAGTGGGCGGTGCTCGGAACCGACGGATCCCCAACGCGTGCAGCGAGCTTCCGGTCGGTGGTGTCGCGGCGGATCTTCGCGAAGTCGGAGGCCGGCAGGTCGTAGGTGTTACCCAACACCGCGTCGGTCATTGCGCCGAACGCGGCTCCGAGGCCGAAGTCCTCGGGCCGCTCGTGCCGGAACGCAAGGATGAACTCGGCAGGTTCCTCGCCGATGTTCTCGATGTGATGCAACGAACCTGAATCGACATGGAACATCTCGCCAGGACCGATCGTGAACGACGAGAACTGGCTGCCGCTGTCGAGGATCGAGACCAGACAGTTTCCGGTGACGCAGTAGGCCAATTCGTTGGCGTTCGCGTGCCAGTGCGGCGTACGCATCGCACCCGGATTGATCACCAGGCGCTTGATCGAGAGGCCGGACAGGATGGGCAGGTTGTCGGCGGTGACGCGTCGGATCGAACCGAGATCCGATTCTTCGACGATCTCACCGTCGAGCAACGACACCGAATGTTCGCTGCGCTCAAGTCTTGACATCTCTGACTGCACCTCTCATTGGACAAACGTGACGACGTGGCAAGCTCACTGTTCAAGGGCGTTCGGCGGGGCGCTACTTGCGGGCGGTCAGCTCCAGGGCGATGTTGTCGGGGTCGCGGAACTCGAGGATGTAGGCAATGCCGATGTCCTTGATCGGCTCGTGCCCGATGCCGAGGGAATCAAGGTGGGCGGCGGCCTGCTCGAGGGCGTCCAGGCTGGGCAGGGCGAATGCCAGGTGGTCGAGGCCGACCCGGTCCTCGTCGAAGGCGCCGGTGCCGGTGGGCCGCAACCCGATCAGGTTGTCGCCGATGTTGTAGATGACGCCGCCGAACAGGAATGAAAGCTGCTCGCGGGTCGCGGCATCGGCGTTCGCCGGCAATTCGGCGTAGACCGGCCAGCCGAACACGCTGTCGTAGAACCGGCGCGAGGCGTCGATGTCGGTGACGGTCAGCCGCACGTGGGCGACGGCGGAAGTGGGGATCGGCATGTGCTCCATCCTGTCAGTAGGCCGGATGTATGTCAGTAGCTCGGATCGGCGCGGGCGGCCGCCCGCGCCGTGCCAGAATCGCGAGCGTGCAGATTGGCATGACATTGCCGGTGATGGAACCGGACGTTGACGCAGACATCCTCAAGCGCTGGGCGCAAACGATCGACGAGGGGCCGTTCTCCTCGCTGTGTTGGGGGGAGCGGATCGCGTTCGGCAACCCCGATTCCCTGACGCTGTTGGGGGCCCTGGCCGGGTGGACCGAGCGGGTGCCGCTGGTGGCGACTGTCGTCGTACCCCAGCTGCATGATCCGGTGATGCTGGCCAAGGGCCTCGCGACCGGGGACCTGCTGTGCGGCGGGCGTTTGACCGTCGGTCTGGGCGTCGGGGGCCGGCACGAGGACTATCGCGCCGTCGGCGCCGATCCGAAGACCCAGACCATGCGGGACATGGCCGAGCGGGTGGCGATCATGCAGCGGGTGTGGGCGGGGGAGAAGAT
This is a stretch of genomic DNA from Mycobacterium sp. ELW1. It encodes these proteins:
- the cysC gene encoding adenylyl-sulfate kinase, whose translation is MSTLLRIATAGSVDDGKSTLIGRLLYDSKAVMEDQLAAVERTSRERGNDYTDLALVTDGLRSEREQGITIDVAYRYFATAKRKFIIADTPGHIQYTRNMVTGTSTAQLVIVLVDARHGLLEQSRRHAFLASLLGVQHVVLAVNKMDLIDWDRERFEWIREEFHAFAARLDIHDVTTIPMSALKGDNVVTKSDKAPWYDGPPLLSHLEEVYIAGDRNLVDVRFPVQYVIRPQTVEHADHRSYAGTIAGGVMRPGDEIVVLPSGKTSRITTIDGPTGPVEEAFPPMAVSISLADDIDISRGDLLARPQNQPVATREFDATVCWMADESSLEPGRDYIIKHTTRTTRARVGALDYRLDVNTLHRDKSATALKLNELGRVTLRTQVPLLLDEYSRNAATGSFILIDPDTNVTVAAGMVRDTAPTAARSASPNTVRHQSLVDSGDRLTKGRTLWFTGLSGSGKSSVAVLVEQKLLEHGCPAYILDGDNLRHGLNADLGFSMADRAENLRRLAHIATLMADAGLTILVPAISPLEEHRELARKVHADQGVEFYEIFVDTPLEDCERRDPKGLYAKARAGEITHFTGIDSPYQRPKNPDLRLTPDHECDELAQQVIDLLEGQE
- a CDS encoding 3'(2'),5'-bisphosphate nucleotidase CysQ; the encoded protein is MSDHDLAAELATQAGKLLLDVRVELAEASGAERKAAGDKRSHDYLMEALAAARPDDAVLSEEGADDPIRLRSQRVWIVDPLDGTREFSELDRDDWAVHVALWEDGELIAGAVALPAQGVTLATPAVSPPPAAPSAPRIVVSRTRPPAVALQVRDALRGVLVEMGSAGAKVAAVIQGRADVYVHAGGQYEWDSAAPVAVARAAGLHTSRIDGSPLHYNRPDPLLPDVVVCRPELAEAVLAATQ
- a CDS encoding isochorismatase family protein is translated as MTELNTLRALAGLPLDPPSLATSTLILIDCQNTYTQGVMELEGVQAALDEAAALLDRARTAGIPVIHIQHDDGPGSLYDISGESGAIVARVAPRDGEPVVVKNYPNSFVHTDLEERLKSVGAENLIIGGFMTHMCVNSTARGAFNLGYAPTVVAAATATRSLPGVDGAAIPAVSLHSASLAALKDLFAVVVTDSDAISD
- a CDS encoding RrF2 family transcriptional regulator; amino-acid sequence: MRMSAKAEYAVRAMIQLASVDSGVLVKTEDLAKAQGIPAQFLVDILSGLRTDRLVRSHRGRDGGYELGRPAADISIADVLRCIDGPLASVRDIGLGDLPYSGPTAALTDVWRALRASMRSVLEETSVADVANGQLPAHVADLAQDYLRQENRRGHNG
- a CDS encoding VOC family protein, which codes for MAIELNHTIVAAHDKQRSAHFLTELFGLPDAMPFGHFLVVTLEHGLSLDFADVPADEPIHPQHYAFLVSEDDFDAIYRKISDRKLPHWADPRATRPGEINHNDGGRGVYFRDPAGHYLEIITRPYGSGTG
- a CDS encoding TDT family transporter translates to MATPQTRVEVLGNIGPNWFASVMGTGIVATAGATLPIQLPGLRGFAEVVWVIAAALLVVLIAIVGLHWLRHPTVARTHARNPQMAHFYGAAPMALLTVGSGAVLIGRDLIGERLAVDLDWVLWTAGTVGGLFTAVSIPFLMFTQHNVEPDAAFGGWLMPIVPPMVSAAAGALLIPHMAPGTGRTTMLYGCYAMFGLSLVAAFIIITLIWSRLALYGTSGTARVPTLWIVLGPLGQSITAAGLLGHVAATAVEPELAEDLNAFAVIFGVPVWGFAMLWIALAASLTIRTLRRGMPFALTWWSLTFPVGTFVTGTAQLAVHTNLPAFKVAAVIAYAGLLSTWLLVAVRTARGSLRGNLLNPPPSAGPIRAQKDPAR
- a CDS encoding cupin domain-containing protein — encoded protein: MSRLERSEHSVSLLDGEIVEESDLGSIRRVTADNLPILSGLSIKRLVINPGAMRTPHWHANANELAYCVTGNCLVSILDSGSQFSSFTIGPGEMFHVDSGSLHHIENIGEEPAEFILAFRHERPEDFGLGAAFGAMTDAVLGNTYDLPASDFAKIRRDTTDRKLAARVGDPSVPSTAHFNDPHKFGVEAQSPPVGSAVGSARLARVQFWPALKDMSMYSLRIREDGMREPHWHPITAEMGYVASGSSRMTVMDPDGTLDTWYLEQGDMYFIPRAYPHHIEVVDAPDLHFAIFFDQPTPGDIGYRASASAYSREVLAATFNVHIDDLPNFPFTKADPLIVNRVNPLDPRD
- a CDS encoding VOC family protein, encoding MPIPTSAVAHVRLTVTDIDASRRFYDSVFGWPVYAELPANADAATREQLSFLFGGVIYNIGDNLIGLRPTGTGAFDEDRVGLDHLAFALPSLDALEQAAAHLDSLGIGHEPIKDIGIAYILEFRDPDNIALELTARK